In the genome of Streptomyces aquilus, the window ACCCCTCCGACGCCACCCTCGACAAGGCCGAGGGCGTCAACATCAACCTGTGGACCGGGATCGGGATGCTGCTCCTCGGCATCTTCTTCCTGGTCTGGCTGAAGCTGCGGCCGACGCCGCCGACCACGCCCGAGGTCACTCCGGAGGACGTGGCGGGCGACGGGCCGGGCGCCCACCCGGGTGGCCACCCGGGCGAGTAGCCCCCTCGTCCCGGACGGGGCCGGAGTCCGCTACGACTCCGGCCCCGCCCCCAGGTCAGGAGGAGAGTGCGGCACCGGACCCGCCCGGTCCAGCAGCCCCGTACGCGCCGCCAGCGCCGCCGCCTCCAGCCTCGATCCCACCCCCAGCTTCATCAGCACCCGCTGCACATGGGTGCGGGCCGTGGACGGGGCGATGCCCATGCCCGCCGCGATCAGCCGGGTGTCCTCGCCGTCGGCGACCCGGACCAGCACCTCCACCTCCCGCGGCGTCAGCATCTGCAACAGCCGCTGGCCCTCGTCGTCGGGCTGGGCGGCGGGGTTGAGCAGTTCGCTGAAGGCCCCCTGCAACAGCTGAGGTGCCACCGCCGCCTCACCCGCCCGCGCCTTCATGATCGCCCGCTCGACGCCCTCGATGCGCTCGTCGTGCCGTACATAGCCCGAGGCGCCCGCGGCGAAGGCCGCCGCGATGCCCCGCGGACTCGGTACCGGGCCCAGCACCAGCACCGCCACCTGCGGACGGTCCCGCTTGATCTTCACCACCGGGTCGAAGATGCCCGGCTCGGCCGGGGTCGCCGTGCCCAGCAGGCACACCTCCGGCGCCCGGGTGATCACCAGCTCCGCCGCCCCCGCGGCCGGTGCCGCCGCGGCGAGGACCCGATGCCCCCGCAGTTTCAACGCCGAGGCCAGTGCCTCGGCCAGCAGTCGGTGGTCGTCGACCACCATGAGCCGCACTCCCATCGAGCAACCCCCCAGTCCCCCCTCCGCACGGACAGGAGCCCCCGCCCGGCTCCCCCGCTCTTCATGCCCCCGGAAGCTACACGCTTGTTCGACGTTGCGCTCCCCCTACCGGTGAGAAGTGCCCCGGATCGACGGAATTTCCGTCATTCGAGACTGATGGGTGGTACGCGCACTGCCCCGTCCCTGAGCAGGGACGGGGCAGTGCGTGGAGGCGATGGTGCGATCACTTCGCGCCGAAGGCGATCGCCAGGTACTCCTTCTCACCCGTACTGCTGCCGAAATCGCTCGCGTAGACCTCCGACATGAACAGCCGGCCGTCGTGGTAGATGTACTCGGCCGAGTCGGGGAGCATGCTCGTCTCCACGTCGCGCACCGGCTTGGTCGCCGGGTTCTCCAGGAGCTTGGTCTCCTTGAAGGTGCCGCCGTCGATGCTGACGATCTGTCCGCCCTTGTTGTACGGCGGGCTCTTGTACGCGATCAGATTGCCGCCGTCCATGCGCAGCGGGCTGATCGTGTAACCGTCGCCCGCGTCGGCGCGCTGACCGGTCTGCTTCCCCGTGGCCAGGTCGAAGGCGACGATCTCGTTGGTCCGGCTGTAGCCGCTGCCGGCGCCCTGGTGCGCCTCCGTCGGCACGTACACCCTGTCGTTGCCGACGGCGATCTGGAAGCAGTACTCGGTCCGGTAGATGCCGTCGCACCTGGCCGCGTACTCGTCGCCCGGCAGCGAGATGCGGGTACGCAGCTTGCCGGTCTTGTTGTCGATGGAGAAGACGTCGGAGATGCCGCTGGCGCCGGTGTCCTCGCCGACCTCGGCGGCGACCACGAGCGGCTCGGTGGAGACGATGCTCGCGTACTCGATGCCCTGCGACATCTTGTACTCCGAGATCACCTTCCCGGACGCCGGGTCGATGGTCTGGATGTGCAGCTGGCGTGCGTCGAAGCCACCGCACTTGCGGACCGCGACCAGCTTCGCGCCGCCGCCGTAGCCCGCGTCGTAGCAGGAGTCGGTCGGCTTCGGGGACCACAGGGACTTGCCGGTGGTGATGTCCCAGGCGGCGCCGCCGTTGGTGGAGCCGGTGGCGACGGTGTTCGCGCTGACGGTGACGTTGTCCCAGGTGATCAGCCGGTCACCGGCCTTGGCGGTCTTCGTCCACAGCTGCTTGCCCGCGTCGAGGTCGATCGCCGAGACCTGGCTGCACCCGGCCGACGGCCTCTCCTTGGTCGGCATCGCGGGCTCGTAGGCGATGGCCGTCAGATGCTTGTCGGTCATCGGGCGGCTGGCCGCGCACACCGGGCCGGGCAGCTTGATCGTCCACTTCTCGGTGCCCTTGTCGGGGTCGTAGCCGACGACCTCGGCGATGCCGCTCTTGGCGTACACGGTGTCGGTCAGCCAGGAACCGTTGACCGTGATGGTGGTGTCGGCCTTGACCTCGGGCTGCGGGACCTGGAAGAGGACGGAGGCGGCGGTGTTCGCCGGGACCTTCTCCTCGCCCTTGCTGCTGGTGCCGCCCTTCTCGTCGCCGCCACCGCCACCGCCGGTGCCGCCGCTGCTGTTCGCGGTGTCCTTCTTGCCGTCGTCGCCGGAGGAGTTGGCGTACCACAGACCGCCGCCGACGATCAGGGCGATCGCCACGACCGCCGCGACGATGATCGCCAGCTGCGAGTTGATCCGCCGCCCGCCGGCCGGCTGCCCGGCCTGCGGCTGGAGCGGCATGGTCGGCTGCTGGTAGCCGTAACCGGGCTGCTGGCCATAGGGGTTCGGCTGCGGCTGGCCGTAACCACCGGGCTGCGGCTGACCGTACGGGTTCGGCGCCGGGGTGGGCGGCTGACCGTACGGGTTCGGCGCCGGGGCCGGCTGCTGGCCGTACGGCTGTTGCGGCTGCGGCGGCTGGCCCGGGTAGCCGTAGCCCTGACCGGGCGGGGTCTGCGGCGGGCCCTGCGGGGGCGGGGGCGTCTGAGGTGCCTGCGGAGCCTGCGGGTATCCGTATCCGGGCTGCTGCTGCGGCGGCTGGTCCTGGGGCGGGCCGAAGCCTCCCCCGGGCGGGGGCTGGTTCGGCGGGGGCGGCGGCTGGGTCATGGCGGGTTACCTCGGAGGAGCGGGGACGGAAGCGGACGATCGAGCGGCGGGGAGGGCTACTTGCCGTAGGCGAGCATCAACTTCTCCTGCGTGTCGTCGTCGCCGCTCAGCCGGGTGGTGGAGAGGTAGAAGCGTCCGCCGACCCAGTCGATGGCCTTGGAGTAGAAGCCGTCCTCGACCTTGGCGGCGGACGCCGGGTTCTGGAGCAGCTTCGCCGGCTTGTGGTCGGAGCCGGTCGTCGCGATGGAGACGACCTGGCCGCCCGCGTCGTACGACGGCTCGACATACGCGATGAGCTTGCCGTTCTCGATCTTCAGCGGCAGCATCGTCTCGTCCGCGGGGGACTTCACGCGCCACTTCTCCTTGCCGTTGGCCAGGTTGACCGCGACGATCTCGTTCGCGCCGCTGGTCGCCTCGGTCGGCAGGTAGAGGGTGTTCGCGTCGGCGACCGTGCCGGTGCAGCCGGTCAGGTCGCGCGCGAAGATCGCCCAGTCGCAGGCGGGCTTGAAGTCCTCGTCGAAGGCGACCTGGGAGCGGAACTTGCCGCCCGAGGTGAACGTGGAGATGTTCCAGGCGTTCTTGTCCTCGTTGGTGCTGTAGATGACGAGCGGGTCGACGGAGTAGGCGCGCGCGACCCGCCAGCCCTTGTCGAACTTCTGGGTCCACCTGGCCTTGCCGGTGGTCGGGTCCAGTTCCTGCACCTCGTCGTGCTCGTTCTTCCCGGAGGCGTCGCAGGAGGAGACGGCGATCAGCCTGGGGCCGCCGGCGAAGGCGCTGGGGAAGCAGGCGTCGCCGTACTTCTCCTTGTCGAACAGCTTCTTGCCGTTGGTGACGTCGTAGGCGGTGCCGGACATCGAGCGGCCCACCATGAGGGTCTTGCCGGTGATGGTCAGCTCGATCTGGAGCGTGGAGTCGAACAGGTCGCCGTCGGCGACCTCCCCGGTCCAGCCCTTGGCGCCGGTGTCGAGGTCGACCTCCTGGAGCTTGTTGCACTCCGCGCGGTCGCTGCTGCCGCTCATGTAGGCGACGACGATCTTGTTCGCGGCGGTCTTCTGCGGGGTGACCGCGCAGATCTTCTGGTCGAAGGTGATCGGGTCCCAGGCGGGGTTGCCGTCGCCGACCTGGTAGCCGAAGAGCTGCTTGTACGCCGCCTTCACCGCGGTCTTGTCGGTGATCCACATGCCGGGGGCGTCGGCGCCGGAACCGGGCGCGTCCGGCCCGGTCTTGTACCAGAGCACCTTCGACTCGCCCGCCTGGCGGCCCGCGTTGAGGTCCTCCTGCTCCTCGCCGCCGCCACCGTCGCCGTCACCGGGGTTGACCGGGTCGTCGGAGGCGGACGGCTTGGCGCTGTCGCTCTCCTCGGCGACCGGCTTCTTCGGGTCGTCGCCCCCGCTGCCGACCGCCCACACCGCGCCGCCGACGACGAGCAGGCCCGCCACGGCGGCGGCCACGACGAGGGCCGGCTTCCCCTTGAAGGGGTTGCGGGAACCGGAGTTGCCGGGCGGGGTGCCGGGGCCGCCGGGGTACTGCGGCTGGGGCGGGTAGCCGTGACCGGGCTGGGCGTAGGGGCCGGGCTGCTGGGGCTGACCGTAGGGACCGGGCTGGGCGTACGGGCCCGGCTGCTGGGGCTGACCATAGGGACCGGGCTGGCCGTACGGACCCGGCTGCTGCTGCGGCTGGCCGTAGGGACCGGGCTGGTCGACCTTCTGCGGGTAGCCGTAACCGGGCTGCGGCGGACCCTGCGGTGGAGGCGGCGTCTGCGGCGGGCCCGCGGGCGGCGGCGGTGCGCCGAAACCGCCCTGCGGCGGCGGGTCCTGCGGTGCTCCAAAACCGGGCGGCTGGGTCATCAGCGCGTTCCCCCTCGTTCACTGATTTTTAGCCACGCCCTGAGGTACGTAACGGCTCAGAGTCGTACTCAGAAAGTTCTCAGACGGCTCTTTCTATCACTCGGGACTGACAGAAACCCGGGCCGATCACCCCCTGTACCGAAGGGAGGACCGGCCCGTGATGCCACTGTTATGCGCCTTCACGCCCTCTTCACGCGGCGCGCGCGCCGCCCGCAGGCGCCGCCCCCGGGCGGCTCACGCGTCCTCGGCGAGTTCCAGCCAGCGCATCTCCAGCTCCTCGCGCTCGCCGGCCAAGTCGCGCAGCTGGGCGTCGAGTTCCGCCACCTTCGCGAAGTCCGTGGCGTGGTCGGCGATCTGGGCGTGCAGCTTGGTCTCCTTCTCGGAGAGCTTGTCGAGCTGCCGCTCGATCTTCTGGAGTTCCTTCTTGGCGGCGCGCTGGTCGGCCGCGCTCTTTTCGGGGACGGCCTTCTGCACGACGGGCGTGGCGGCGGCCGCGGCCTCCTCCATCTTGTGGCGGCGCTCGATGTACTCGTCGATCCCGCGCGGCAGCATCCGCAGGGTGGCGTCGCCGAGGAGGGCGAAGACGCGGTCGGTCGTGCGCTCGACGAAGAAGCGGTCGTGGGAGATGACGATCATCGAGCCGGGCCAGCCGTCGAGGAGGTCCTCCAGCTGGGTCAGGGTCTCGATGTCGAGGTCGTTGGTGGGCTCGTCGAGGAAGAGGACGTTGGGCTCGTCCATCAGCAGACGCAGGAGCTGGAGCCGTCGGCGCTCACCGCCGGACAGGTCCCCGACCGGCGTCCACTGCTTCTCCTTGGAGAAGCCGAACGTCTCGCACAGCTGCCCGGCGGTCATCTCGCGGCCCTTGCCGAGGTCGACGCGGTCGCGGACCTGCTGGACGGCCTCCAGGACCCGCAGGTTCGGGTCGAGCTCGGCGACCTCCTGGGAGAGGTAGGCCAGCTTGACCGTCTTGCCGACGACGACCCGCCCGCCGGCCGGCTGCGCCTCGCCCTCGGTGCGGGCGGCCTGGGCCATGGCCCGCAGCAGCGAGGTCTTGCCGGCGCCGTTGACGCCGACGAGGCCGATGCGGTCGCCGGGGCCGAGCTGCCAGGTGACGTGCTTGAGGAGGACCTTGGGGCCGGCCTGGACGGTGACGTCCTCCAGGTCGAAGACCGTCTTGCCGAGCCGCGAGGAGGCGAACTTCATCAGCTCGCTCTTGTCGCGCGGCGGCGGCACGTCCTTGATCAGCTCGTTGGCGGCCTCGACCCGGAAGCGCGGCTTCGACGTACGGGCGGGGGCGCCGCGGCGCAGCCAGGCCAGCTCCTTGCGGACCAGGTTCTGCCGCTTGGTCTCCTCGGTGGCGGCGATGCGCTCGCGCTCGGCGCGGGCGAAGACGTAGTCGGAGTAGCCGCCCTCGTACTCGTAGACGTCACCGCGCTGCACGTCCCACATGCGGGTGCAGACCTGGTCGAGGAACCAGCGGTCGTGGGTGACGCAGACGAGCGCGGAGCGGCGCTCGCGCAGGTGCTGGGCGAGCCAGGAGATGCCCTCGACGTCGAGGTGGTTGGTGGGCTCGTCGAGGACGATCAGGTCCTGTTCCTCGATGAGCAGCTTGGCCAGCGCGATGCGGCGCCGCTCGCCGCCGGAGAGCGGGCCGATGACGGTGTCGAGGCCCTGCGGGAAGCCGGGCAGGTCGAGCCCGCCGAAGAGCCCGGTGAGCACGTCCCGGATCTTGGCGTTGCCGGCCCACTCGTGGTCGGCCATGTCCCGGATGACCTCGTGGCGGACGGTCGCCGTGGAGTCCAGGGAGTCGTGCTGGGTGAGGACGCCGAGGCGCAGTCCGCCGGAGTGCGTGACCCGGCCGGTGTCGGACTCCTCCAGCTTGGCCAGCATCCGGATCAGGGTCGTCTTCCCGTCGCCGTTGCGGCCCACGACACCGATCCGATCGCCCTCGGAGACGCCGAGCGAGACGCCGTCCAGCAGGGCACGGGTGCCGTACACCTTGCTGACGTTCTCGACATTGACCAGGTTGACGGCCATTTCTCTCCTGACGAGGGGGATCGATCAGCCTCCCAGCCTAATGCGCGCCGCCGACCGACCGATCCCCGCGCAGGTCAGCGCTCTGCGGCCGCCCTGACCTCGTCGAGAAGGTCGTACATCGTCTGTCCCGGGCACTCGGTCTGGAGCCAGTCGCGGTGTCCGCCGACGGTGGTCACGTCCTTGGTCACGCCGTTGACCGGGTTGGTGTAGGTGATCCTCGCCTGCGGGTCGAGGCCCTTGAAGCGGGCGACGACCTTGACCAGGCGGGTCAGCGAGGCCTTCGCCGCGTCCGTGGGGCCCTGGTCGGTGAGGGTGCCCAGCAGCGCGATGCCGAGGTTGCCGGAGTTGTAGCCGGCGGTGTGGAAGGCGGTGACGACGTTGCCGTCCGGGTCGAAGGCGGGCACGCCGTCGTCGCCGGAGTAGCGGCCCTCGTAGACGACCCCGGCCTCGTCGATGAGGAAGTGGTAGCCGATGTCGCCCCAGTCGAGGGTGACCGCGTGATACTCGTAGATCGCCCGGACGGTAGCGGCCGGGTCGGCGTCGCCGTTCGGGGTGTCCGTGTGGTGGACGGTGATCGCCTGCAACGGGTAGTACTTCTCCGGCGAGTTGACGACGCCGTCCTTGTACCGCTTCGACTCGTCCGCGCCCCACGCCGGCCGTGACAGATAGCGCACGCCGCGCACCCGGGTGGGCTCCGCGGGCACCCGCACGGTGCGCTGCGGGCCGTCGGTGGTGTCGATCGCGAGCGAGCGCACGTCGGTCGTGCCGTCCGCCGCCTTCACCTCGTACGACGTGACGTCGCCGGCCGCGACCAGTGCCGTGCCGCCGTCGTCGACGGTCGCGCAGCCGCCGCTCAGGGTCTTCCAGGCGCCGTCCGCGAGGCGCAGAGAGGCCCCCTCGCGGTCGCCGGCCCAGCGGACGCCGACGTAGGAGGCGGCGAAGGCGATGGTGGCCGGGCCGGCGCCGGTGGTGGCGTCCGAGCGGGTCGTCGGGAACTTCTCGGGTGTCGTACCGGCCTCGGCCGTACCGGAGTCGGCGTCGGAGCCGGCCGCGAAGACCACCGGGGTCAGGGCGGCCCCGGCGGCGACGGCTCCGGCGGCGCCGATCACGCCGCGCCGGGAGAGGGACCGCTTGCGGCGGTGGGAGGGGGTGGGGGGTTGTTCGGACACGGACGTGCCTTGCCTTCCAAGGGGGGTCACTCGACAGCGCGCCGGGCGGCGTCCGGCTGGCCGGACGCCGGTGGCGTTCGAAGTGTCAAGTGACCCTAGAGGCCGTTGGTTTCCCTCGCGTACCGCTTTCGCGGTACGCGGTGTGGAGATAGCGCGAAGACGTGGTCACGCCCCGGCGCCACCGAAGCCCGGCCGCTGCTGCTGGATCAGTGCCGCCGCCGGTGCCAGTCCCCGTCCGCCGCCGGCGCGTTCGCCGACCGGCATGTCGTCCCGCGTGAGCGCCTCGGGGATGAGGATCGCGGCCGTGACCCCGCCGCCCGGCGAGGAGCGCAACTCCACCCGCAGCCCCTGCCGCTCGCGCAGCCGGTTGACCACGAACAGGCCGATCTGCTTGGCGTCGAGGAGGTCGACCTTCTCGGACTGGATCTTGCGGTTGGCCTCGGCGAGGGCCTCCTCGTTCATGCCGAAGCCGCTGTCCTCGACCTCGATGAGCACACCGTCGCGCATCCGGGCCGCGCGCAGCTGCACCTTGGCGCTGGGCGGGGAGAACGCGGCGGCGTTCTCGACGAGTTCGGCGAGGAGGTGGATGAC includes:
- a CDS encoding PQQ-binding-like beta-propeller repeat protein, whose product is MTQPPGFGAPQDPPPQGGFGAPPPPAGPPQTPPPPQGPPQPGYGYPQKVDQPGPYGQPQQQPGPYGQPGPYGQPQQPGPYAQPGPYGQPQQPGPYAQPGHGYPPQPQYPGGPGTPPGNSGSRNPFKGKPALVVAAAVAGLLVVGGAVWAVGSGGDDPKKPVAEESDSAKPSASDDPVNPGDGDGGGGEEQEDLNAGRQAGESKVLWYKTGPDAPGSGADAPGMWITDKTAVKAAYKQLFGYQVGDGNPAWDPITFDQKICAVTPQKTAANKIVVAYMSGSSDRAECNKLQEVDLDTGAKGWTGEVADGDLFDSTLQIELTITGKTLMVGRSMSGTAYDVTNGKKLFDKEKYGDACFPSAFAGGPRLIAVSSCDASGKNEHDEVQELDPTTGKARWTQKFDKGWRVARAYSVDPLVIYSTNEDKNAWNISTFTSGGKFRSQVAFDEDFKPACDWAIFARDLTGCTGTVADANTLYLPTEATSGANEIVAVNLANGKEKWRVKSPADETMLPLKIENGKLIAYVEPSYDAGGQVVSIATTGSDHKPAKLLQNPASAAKVEDGFYSKAIDWVGGRFYLSTTRLSGDDDTQEKLMLAYGK
- a CDS encoding peptidoglycan recognition protein family protein, whose amino-acid sequence is MSEQPPTPSHRRKRSLSRRGVIGAAGAVAAGAALTPVVFAAGSDADSGTAEAGTTPEKFPTTRSDATTGAGPATIAFAASYVGVRWAGDREGASLRLADGAWKTLSGGCATVDDGGTALVAAGDVTSYEVKAADGTTDVRSLAIDTTDGPQRTVRVPAEPTRVRGVRYLSRPAWGADESKRYKDGVVNSPEKYYPLQAITVHHTDTPNGDADPAATVRAIYEYHAVTLDWGDIGYHFLIDEAGVVYEGRYSGDDGVPAFDPDGNVVTAFHTAGYNSGNLGIALLGTLTDQGPTDAAKASLTRLVKVVARFKGLDPQARITYTNPVNGVTKDVTTVGGHRDWLQTECPGQTMYDLLDEVRAAAER
- a CDS encoding ABC-F family ATP-binding cassette domain-containing protein produces the protein MAVNLVNVENVSKVYGTRALLDGVSLGVSEGDRIGVVGRNGDGKTTLIRMLAKLEESDTGRVTHSGGLRLGVLTQHDSLDSTATVRHEVIRDMADHEWAGNAKIRDVLTGLFGGLDLPGFPQGLDTVIGPLSGGERRRIALAKLLIEEQDLIVLDEPTNHLDVEGISWLAQHLRERRSALVCVTHDRWFLDQVCTRMWDVQRGDVYEYEGGYSDYVFARAERERIAATEETKRQNLVRKELAWLRRGAPARTSKPRFRVEAANELIKDVPPPRDKSELMKFASSRLGKTVFDLEDVTVQAGPKVLLKHVTWQLGPGDRIGLVGVNGAGKTSLLRAMAQAARTEGEAQPAGGRVVVGKTVKLAYLSQEVAELDPNLRVLEAVQQVRDRVDLGKGREMTAGQLCETFGFSKEKQWTPVGDLSGGERRRLQLLRLLMDEPNVLFLDEPTNDLDIETLTQLEDLLDGWPGSMIVISHDRFFVERTTDRVFALLGDATLRMLPRGIDEYIERRHKMEEAAAAATPVVQKAVPEKSAADQRAAKKELQKIERQLDKLSEKETKLHAQIADHATDFAKVAELDAQLRDLAGEREELEMRWLELAEDA
- a CDS encoding PQQ-binding-like beta-propeller repeat protein, which translates into the protein MTQPPPPPNQPPPGGGFGPPQDQPPQQQPGYGYPQAPQAPQTPPPPQGPPQTPPGQGYGYPGQPPQPQQPYGQQPAPAPNPYGQPPTPAPNPYGQPQPGGYGQPQPNPYGQQPGYGYQQPTMPLQPQAGQPAGGRRINSQLAIIVAAVVAIALIVGGGLWYANSSGDDGKKDTANSSGGTGGGGGGDEKGGTSSKGEEKVPANTAASVLFQVPQPEVKADTTITVNGSWLTDTVYAKSGIAEVVGYDPDKGTEKWTIKLPGPVCAASRPMTDKHLTAIAYEPAMPTKERPSAGCSQVSAIDLDAGKQLWTKTAKAGDRLITWDNVTVSANTVATGSTNGGAAWDITTGKSLWSPKPTDSCYDAGYGGGAKLVAVRKCGGFDARQLHIQTIDPASGKVISEYKMSQGIEYASIVSTEPLVVAAEVGEDTGASGISDVFSIDNKTGKLRTRISLPGDEYAARCDGIYRTEYCFQIAVGNDRVYVPTEAHQGAGSGYSRTNEIVAFDLATGKQTGQRADAGDGYTISPLRMDGGNLIAYKSPPYNKGGQIVSIDGGTFKETKLLENPATKPVRDVETSMLPDSAEYIYHDGRLFMSEVYASDFGSSTGEKEYLAIAFGAK
- a CDS encoding helix-turn-helix transcriptional regulator; translated protein: MGVRLMVVDDHRLLAEALASALKLRGHRVLAAAAPAAGAAELVITRAPEVCLLGTATPAEPGIFDPVVKIKRDRPQVAVLVLGPVPSPRGIAAAFAAGASGYVRHDERIEGVERAIMKARAGEAAVAPQLLQGAFSELLNPAAQPDDEGQRLLQMLTPREVEVLVRVADGEDTRLIAAGMGIAPSTARTHVQRVLMKLGVGSRLEAAALAARTGLLDRAGPVPHSPPDLGAGPES